The segment GGCCTGAACTTGAGCCGGAAGCGACGTGTGCGCCCGGGCGTAAAATCTTGCTGGTGGAAGATAACCAGGTCAATCAGACCGTCATTGAAGCCATGCTGAGCAGCCTGGGATACGAAGTGAGCATGGTCAGTGATGGCGCGCAGGCCATTCATTTCGCCAACACCGAGCGCTTTGCCGCGATCCTGATGGACTGTCGCCTGCCGATCATCAATGGCTACGAAGCTACCCGGCAAATCCGCCAACTGCCCGGGTGCATGACCCTGCCCATCATTGCCCTGACCGCCAATGCCTTGCAGGGTGATCGGGAAACCTGCCTGCAGGCCGGAATGAACGATTACCTTGCCAAGCCGTTCAAACGAGCTGATCTGGAGCAAATTCTGCTGCGCTGGGTCCAGTAACTTATGGCTAAAAGGCCACCTGCGACTGGCGTTAAACACAAAAGTGCGGCAGTCTTAGGCACCCGAATGGGCCACTGAACCGGCCCGATTTAAATTTTCAGTGCACAAGTGTACATTCTTGCCCTTTGCGCTGTGACTTTCACTACAACGCAATAGTCTATGTGTAGGCTGGCGAACTGGAACTCGTATGTTTCAGTTGGTCGGGAAGATTTGCCCCACCCTGCCGCATGGGATTATTGAGGAGCTCGCATGACCAAACAAAACGCCTTTACTCGGGAAGATTTGCTGCGCTGTAGCCGCGGCGAGCTATTCGGCCCAGGTAACGCGCAACTGCCCGCCCCTAACATGCTGATGGTGGATCGCATCACCCATATCAGCGAAGAGGGTGGCAAGTACGGCAAAGGTGAATTGGTCGCCGAGCTGGATATCACCCCGGACCTGTGGTTTTTCGCCTGCCATTTCGAAGGCGATCCGGTGATGCCAGGTTGCCTGGGGCTCGACGCCATGTGGCAGTTGGTCGGCTTCTATCTGGGCTGGCAAGGTCTGCCGGGCCGCGGGCGTGCCCTGGGTTCGGGCGAAGTGAAGTTCTTCGGCCAGGTCTTGCCGACCGCCAAGAAAGTCACCTATAACATTCAAATCAAGCGCGTCCTCAAGGGCAAGCTGAACCTGGCCATTGCCGATGGTTCGGTCACTGTCGACGGTCGCGAGATTTATACTGCCGAAGGCCTTCGGGTCGGCGTATTTACTTCCACTGACAACTTTTAAGGGTTATCCGCATGCGCCGCGTCGTTATCACTGGTCTGGGCATCGTTTCGTGCCTGGGCAATGACAAAGAGACCGTCTCCGCTAACCTGCGTGCAAGTCGCCCTGGCATCCGATTCAACCCGGAATATGCCGAAATGGGTCTGCGTAGCCAGGTTTCCGGCTCCATTGACCTGCCTCTCGAAGAGCTGATCGATCGCAAGATCTATCGCTTCGTCGGCCACGCAGCGGCTTACGCCTACCTGGCCATGAAAGACGCCATCACTGATTCGGGCCTGACCGAGGAGCAAGTCTCCAACCCGCGTACCGGCCTTATCGCCGGCTCGGGTGGCGCGTCGACCCTGAACCAGATGGAGGCGCTGGACATCCTGCGCGAAAAAGGCGTCAAGCGCGTTGGCCCGTACCGCGTTACGCGGACCATGGGCAGCACCGTTTCTGCCTGCCTGGCCACTCCCTTCAAGATCAAGGGCGTGAACTACTCGATCTCCTCTGCCTGCGCCACCAGTGCTCATTGCATCGGTACTGCGGTTGAGCAGATCCAGCTGGGCAAGCAGGACATCGTTTTCGCGGGCGGTGGCGAAGAAGAACACTGGAGCCAATCGTTCCTGTTCGACGCCATGGGCGCGCTGTCCACTCAATACAACGACACGCCTGAAAAAGCGTCCCGTGCCTACGACAAAAACCGTGATGGCTTCGTCATCGCCGGTGGTGGTGGCATGGTTGTTGTTGAAGAACTGGAACACGCCCTGGCGCGTGGTGCCAAGATCTACGCCGAAATCGTCGGCTACGGCGCGACATCCGACGGCTACGACATGGTTGCCCCAAGCGGCGAAGGCGCCATCCGCTGCATGCAGATGGCCATGTCTACCGTTGACGGCCCGATCGACTACCTCAACACCCACGGCACTTCTACTCCGGTAGGCGACGTCAAGGAAATGGAAGGTGTTCGCGCGGTATTCGGCGACAAGGCTCCGGCCATCAGCTCGACCAAAAGCCTGTCGGGTCACTCACTGGGCGCCGCAGGCGTTCACGAAGCGATCTACTGCTTGCTGATGATGGAAGGCAACTTCATCGCCGGCTCTGCAAACATCGAGGAACTGGACCCGACTGTCGCTGACATGCCGATCCTGACCAAGACCCGCGAGAACGTCACGTTGAACAATGTGATGAGCAACAGCTTCGGCTTCGGTGGCACAAACGCCACTCTGGTACTGAAGCGCTGGGCTGGCAAATAAGCCCTCCCCTCGCGAAATAAAAATGCCCCGGCTGGTTTTCCAGTCCGGGGCATTTTTTTGCATGATGGAACGCATGGCTCCCGGGATGCTCTATAAAGATCAGGACCGTTATCTCTGCCACTACGAGGTTTGCCATGACTGTTACCGTTAATACCGTATCC is part of the Pseudomonas sp. ML2-2023-3 genome and harbors:
- the fabA gene encoding 3-hydroxyacyl-[acyl-carrier-protein] dehydratase FabA encodes the protein MTKQNAFTREDLLRCSRGELFGPGNAQLPAPNMLMVDRITHISEEGGKYGKGELVAELDITPDLWFFACHFEGDPVMPGCLGLDAMWQLVGFYLGWQGLPGRGRALGSGEVKFFGQVLPTAKKVTYNIQIKRVLKGKLNLAIADGSVTVDGREIYTAEGLRVGVFTSTDNF
- the fabB gene encoding beta-ketoacyl-ACP synthase I gives rise to the protein MRRVVITGLGIVSCLGNDKETVSANLRASRPGIRFNPEYAEMGLRSQVSGSIDLPLEELIDRKIYRFVGHAAAYAYLAMKDAITDSGLTEEQVSNPRTGLIAGSGGASTLNQMEALDILREKGVKRVGPYRVTRTMGSTVSACLATPFKIKGVNYSISSACATSAHCIGTAVEQIQLGKQDIVFAGGGEEEHWSQSFLFDAMGALSTQYNDTPEKASRAYDKNRDGFVIAGGGGMVVVEELEHALARGAKIYAEIVGYGATSDGYDMVAPSGEGAIRCMQMAMSTVDGPIDYLNTHGTSTPVGDVKEMEGVRAVFGDKAPAISSTKSLSGHSLGAAGVHEAIYCLLMMEGNFIAGSANIEELDPTVADMPILTKTRENVTLNNVMSNSFGFGGTNATLVLKRWAGK